From Peptostreptococcaceae bacterium:
ACGTGAAGCGCAAGTATTCCCCACTCGTCAATCTCGTAATTAAGCAGCGCTCGGGCTGATACATCCTGTCCCCATGCAACGCCTGAAAACAGCATGCATGCAATCATTGAAAATATTAATATGTTTTTTCTCATTCCGCCACATCCTTTTGTAAAGATTCGTTAATTCTTTCATAGGACAGCTTGTCCTTGTATCTGCCAAGTATCGCAACCAGATCTTTTCCGAAGAAAAATGCAAACACACCATTTCCCGCAGCATGAAGCATGTCGAAATAAAATGATGCAGCATAAACCGCTACAAAGCTTCTAAGGTTCAGTGGATAGATGAAGAAAAGCCAATGCCAAAGGTTCATTATCCAATCAAACATAAATCCCCACATAAACGCATACATTGTAAATAGCAGTCTGCTTTTGTGGATTTTGCTTTTACTCAGCAGCCCGGATACGAATCCTGTCAATCCCCAAGCAAGCATCTGCCACGGGGTCCACGGTCCATGTCCAAGAAAATTGTTTGAAAGAAAGGCCGCAATAGCCCCCGTCATAAATCCGAAGCTTGGTCCGAAAACAAAACCTGCCGTTGCAACTATAAAGGTTGTCGGTTGTATATTTGGCAAAGCCGCGAAAAAAATTCGTGATACTGCCGCCAATGCCGCTAATGTTGAAACCAAGGCTATCTCCCGGGCATTGGTTTTTCTTTTTTCATAATGCCAAAATATTAAAGCCATCATCCCCAGAAGCGCCAGAGCCAATCCTATTCCCAATTTCATGACTCGATATGCCCCCTTTTGGTACAAATATCTGCCGCCTCTTCAAGAATTAAAGGATTGGCCATACCATGGAATAAACGATTTATATCTGTCGTAAAATGAAGCCCTCCCGACAATATTTCCCTTGTCGGTCCATCTTGAGCTATTTCACCATCAAACATTATCACCACCCTGTCGCACACATCAGCCACAAACTCCATGTCATGCGTAACAAGAATAATGGTTTTCC
This genomic window contains:
- a CDS encoding ECF transporter S component, with the translated sequence MKLGIGLALALLGMMALIFWHYEKRKTNAREIALVSTLAALAAVSRIFFAALPNIQPTTFIVATAGFVFGPSFGFMTGAIAAFLSNNFLGHGPWTPWQMLAWGLTGFVSGLLSKSKIHKSRLLFTMYAFMWGFMFDWIMNLWHWLFFIYPLNLRSFVAVYAASFYFDMLHAAGNGVFAFFFGKDLVAILGRYKDKLSYERINESLQKDVAE